From Haloarcula hispanica ATCC 33960, the proteins below share one genomic window:
- a CDS encoding CopG family transcriptional regulator, which yields MGNKNKTISFRVSEDKFETLREIAEERDISLSAVFRDYVDTLVSHDGQVKVAPEHEFEDDATETSTESFPPKVEVPKSFVREHERLELEAEHLREQLEEHKRYVTKLRQQLDEMDQDEVIHLEDLDQGEEEDASYRIGSFDDLE from the coding sequence ATGGGCAACAAAAACAAGACTATCTCCTTCCGCGTCAGCGAGGACAAATTCGAAACCCTCCGCGAAATCGCCGAGGAACGCGATATCTCGCTGTCCGCAGTTTTTCGTGACTACGTCGACACGCTTGTTTCCCACGACGGTCAGGTGAAGGTCGCGCCGGAACACGAGTTCGAGGACGACGCAACCGAGACCAGTACCGAGAGCTTCCCGCCGAAAGTCGAAGTTCCGAAGAGCTTCGTCCGCGAGCACGAGCGACTCGAACTCGAAGCCGAACACCTCCGCGAACAACTGGAAGAACACAAGCGCTACGTCACGAAGCTCCGCCAGCAACTCGACGAGATGGATCAAGACGAGGTCATTCATCTCGAAGACCTCGATCAGGGCGAAGAGGAAGACGCCTCCTATCGCATCGGCAGCTTCGACGACCTAGAGTAA
- a CDS encoding DUF5814 domain-containing protein, whose product MAITDKIYVKNHQQLASQLETSFPKGAFKGATLDILFQGEGLAKLDEASRERVLDFAEDFLDCDCEANPHCGCAERKFISYLLELREQGMGPDAIVDVMSDDYMLYAYPGDVLSFLDNSVRTLEAVETLADVDGRDDVAEDVQQKRQRLL is encoded by the coding sequence GTGGCCATCACGGACAAAATCTACGTCAAGAACCACCAGCAGCTCGCCTCCCAGCTAGAGACGAGCTTCCCGAAGGGGGCGTTCAAGGGTGCGACGCTGGACATCCTGTTTCAGGGCGAGGGGTTGGCAAAGCTCGACGAAGCCTCCAGAGAGCGAGTCCTGGATTTCGCTGAGGACTTCCTCGACTGTGACTGTGAGGCCAACCCCCACTGTGGTTGTGCCGAGCGGAAGTTCATCTCGTACCTGCTGGAACTGCGCGAACAGGGAATGGGGCCGGACGCAATCGTCGACGTGATGAGCGACGACTACATGCTGTATGCGTATCCGGGCGACGTGCTCTCTTTCCTCGATAACTCCGTCAGAACGTTAGAAGCCGTGGAAACCCTGGCCGATGTCGATGGGCGCGACGACGTCGCCGAGGACGTACAGCAGAAACGCCAGCGGTTACTCTAG
- a CDS encoding HNH endonuclease, producing MKEFDCPTCGRVFDSRRGLGVHHSRVHDERLPNRECNHCGDSFYCESARAYCSKHCHDAAVSYEGKANPNFSDATEQTNCEVCGAKFEYYPSEKDGVYCSDCVENAAWRDPPQISGAAHHSWSGGKLSVSCDVCDARIERYPSQIQSEVVLCSRDCHAEWLSAAFTGDGHLNWRGGGVGEYGPGWRSVREQALARDDHACVLCGTAAEELGRNPDVHHIVPVRLFAAMPALAVRDAHTLDNVVSLCPGCHRRAEFGHVSRAELRWRAGIPRIDTPVAGGAMA from the coding sequence GTGAAAGAGTTTGACTGTCCGACATGTGGTCGGGTATTCGATAGTCGACGTGGTCTTGGGGTGCATCATAGCCGCGTCCACGACGAACGGCTACCGAATAGAGAGTGCAACCATTGTGGAGATTCCTTCTACTGTGAGTCCGCCCGAGCCTACTGTTCGAAGCACTGCCACGATGCCGCTGTATCGTACGAAGGAAAAGCCAATCCGAACTTTTCGGATGCGACAGAGCAGACGAATTGCGAGGTCTGTGGCGCGAAGTTCGAGTATTACCCGTCGGAGAAAGATGGGGTATACTGCTCTGACTGTGTCGAGAACGCGGCGTGGCGCGACCCGCCACAAATTTCTGGAGCTGCACACCACTCGTGGTCCGGTGGCAAACTATCGGTCTCCTGTGACGTTTGCGACGCCCGCATTGAGCGATATCCGAGTCAGATTCAGAGTGAAGTCGTCCTCTGCAGCCGTGACTGCCACGCGGAGTGGCTTTCGGCGGCGTTCACCGGTGACGGGCATCTGAACTGGCGCGGCGGTGGTGTCGGCGAGTACGGACCGGGATGGCGGTCGGTGCGCGAGCAGGCCCTGGCGCGAGACGACCACGCTTGCGTGCTGTGTGGCACTGCTGCCGAGGAACTGGGACGGAACCCGGATGTGCACCACATCGTGCCGGTTCGGTTGTTCGCCGCGATGCCAGCGCTCGCCGTCCGAGACGCACACACGCTGGACAACGTCGTCTCGCTGTGTCCGGGCTGTCACCGTCGAGCCGAGTTCGGTCACGTTTCGCGGGCGGAGTTGCGTTGGCGGGCCGGTATCCCTCGAATAGATACCCCCGTCGCAGGCGGCGCGATGGCGTAA
- a CDS encoding phosphoribosyltransferase, whose amino-acid sequence MARNRSPTFENRQTAGRRLGEALRERDIAVDIVLAIPRGGLPVGRPVADALDVPLDIAVAKKIGAPNNPEYAIGAVAADGAVWLNTDVIEQREIPRDYVASTRAEMAEAARQKAQRYRSSESSPTLTGKRVCLVDDGVATGATARACIEQIRQAGPERLVLAVPVASPRAISDLEALVDEVVCLEVPSAFRAVGQYYEQFDQVSDEDAMSYLDGE is encoded by the coding sequence ATGGCACGCAACCGCTCCCCGACGTTCGAGAACAGGCAAACTGCCGGTCGACGGCTGGGAGAGGCGTTGCGCGAGCGAGATATCGCGGTCGACATCGTCCTCGCGATACCGCGCGGTGGGCTGCCAGTGGGCCGCCCCGTCGCCGACGCGCTCGACGTCCCGCTGGACATCGCGGTCGCAAAGAAGATCGGCGCACCGAACAACCCCGAGTACGCTATCGGCGCCGTCGCCGCGGACGGAGCGGTCTGGCTCAACACCGATGTCATCGAGCAACGCGAGATACCCCGGGACTACGTTGCGAGCACACGAGCGGAGATGGCGGAAGCCGCCCGACAGAAGGCCCAGCGCTACCGCAGTTCGGAGTCGTCGCCGACACTTACCGGGAAGCGAGTCTGCCTCGTCGACGACGGCGTGGCGACGGGCGCGACGGCGCGGGCCTGCATCGAGCAGATCCGACAGGCCGGTCCCGAGCGACTCGTGCTTGCGGTGCCGGTCGCTTCGCCGCGGGCGATTTCGGACCTCGAAGCGCTGGTCGACGAGGTGGTCTGCTTGGAGGTCCCGTCGGCGTTCCGCGCCGTCGGCCAGTACTACGAGCAGTTCGACCAGGTTTCCGACGAGGACGCGATGTCGTATCTCGACGGCGAGTGA
- a CDS encoding CBS domain-containing protein, whose translation MRRFRIGSAFGIPIQLDLTFLLVLPLFAWIIGTQIEQTTELLNGTLNAGLDAAVLTDGALVWVLGIGAALGLFTGVVLHELGHSLVAIRYGFPIDSITLWLFGGIAQLSEMPEDWKQELVIAIAGPIVSIAVGAVCFVAFQLLPSGAATAIESARFILGYLALMNIALAAFNMLPGFPMDGGRVLRALLARRRSYARATTIAAEVGKVFAVFLGLFGIFVLGNIFLAGLAFFIYIGAAGESRQTSMRAAFEGVTVADVMTPADHVTTVPEDMSVRELIQTMFKERHTGYPVERGGEVVGLVTLEDARAVQEVEREAYTVGDVMTTEIITISPETDVMDALTSLQQNSVGRLLVTDEDDSFEGLLTRTDIMTALSIIKSSGDFTPIGETETETVRPESGIER comes from the coding sequence ATGCGCCGGTTTCGCATCGGAAGCGCGTTTGGAATCCCCATCCAGTTGGACCTGACGTTTCTCCTCGTGCTACCGCTGTTCGCCTGGATTATCGGGACACAGATCGAGCAGACGACCGAGCTGTTGAACGGGACGCTGAACGCCGGGCTGGACGCGGCCGTCCTTACCGACGGCGCGCTCGTCTGGGTACTCGGCATCGGTGCGGCCCTCGGCCTGTTCACCGGCGTCGTCCTCCACGAACTCGGCCACTCCCTCGTCGCTATCCGCTATGGCTTCCCTATTGACTCCATCACGCTCTGGCTGTTCGGCGGCATCGCCCAGCTCAGCGAGATGCCCGAAGACTGGAAACAGGAGCTGGTCATCGCTATTGCCGGCCCCATCGTCAGTATCGCCGTCGGCGCTGTCTGTTTCGTCGCGTTCCAGCTTCTCCCAAGCGGTGCGGCGACAGCCATCGAATCAGCACGGTTCATCCTCGGCTATCTGGCGCTGATGAACATCGCACTGGCGGCGTTCAATATGCTCCCCGGCTTCCCGATGGACGGCGGCCGCGTCCTGCGCGCGCTGCTGGCCCGCCGGCGGTCGTACGCCAGAGCCACCACCATCGCCGCCGAAGTCGGGAAGGTGTTCGCCGTCTTCCTCGGCCTGTTTGGCATCTTCGTCCTCGGAAATATCTTCCTCGCCGGCCTGGCCTTCTTCATCTACATCGGCGCGGCGGGCGAGTCCCGCCAGACCTCGATGCGGGCCGCGTTCGAGGGCGTCACCGTCGCGGACGTGATGACGCCGGCGGACCACGTAACGACAGTCCCCGAGGACATGTCCGTCCGGGAACTCATCCAGACGATGTTCAAGGAGCGTCACACCGGCTATCCGGTCGAGCGCGGCGGCGAGGTCGTCGGCCTCGTCACGCTCGAAGACGCCCGCGCCGTTCAGGAGGTCGAGCGCGAGGCCTACACCGTCGGCGACGTGATGACGACGGAAATCATCACAATCAGTCCGGAGACCGATGTGATGGACGCGCTGACCTCGCTCCAGCAGAACTCCGTCGGTCGCCTGCTCGTCACTGACGAGGACGACTCCTTCGAGGGGTTACTCACCCGGACAGACATCATGACAGCGCTCTCGATTATCAAGTCCAGCGGCGACTTTACCCCCATCGGTGAGACGGAGACCGAGACTGTCCGGCCGGAATCAGGGATAGAGCGGTAA
- a CDS encoding cupin domain-containing protein, whose product MSDPLIRRADDIEYEPVDAADGLEKGVLIGEDNGGGNLALRRFTLAPGGSVPKHTNEIEHEQYVLSGRYTVGIEGEEYDVGAGDSLHIPAGAVHWYRNDGDEPGSFLCAVPAGDDEIKLQE is encoded by the coding sequence ATGAGCGACCCACTGATTCGCCGCGCGGACGACATCGAGTACGAACCCGTCGACGCCGCCGACGGGCTGGAAAAAGGCGTCCTCATCGGTGAGGACAACGGCGGCGGCAATCTCGCACTCCGTCGCTTCACGCTCGCCCCCGGCGGCAGCGTGCCGAAACACACCAACGAAATCGAACACGAGCAGTACGTCCTTTCCGGACGGTACACCGTCGGCATCGAAGGCGAGGAGTACGACGTCGGGGCGGGCGACAGCCTCCATATCCCCGCTGGCGCTGTCCACTGGTACCGCAACGACGGCGACGAACCGGGTTCCTTCCTCTGTGCGGTTCCCGCCGGCGATGACGAAATCAAACTGCAAGAGTGA
- a CDS encoding DEAD/DEAH box helicase — protein sequence MSQQAAQVETLFLHEHGEEFRVAAHRDGERLFHGILELKETDAGPRPRRLRVKDGTSEELRSPDQFVDLARRAARIRISEQTAPRARERIREMLDAYQIEAKVARTCRLCASDGRYSPITSETAIETDDETICPECARQQLDRELAYKGNIGGDARDRLEELLLEVQDLDRVTNLLSGQLDPDLTKFDEISATVDEVDPVRVDSLDLHPGMQEHLESRFDTLLPVQSLAVEHGATEGRDQLVVSATATGKTLIGEMAGIDRVLNNKGTMLFLVPLVALANQKYEQFQDRYGDMVDVSLRVGASRIADEGGRFDPEADVIVGTYEGIDHALRTGKDLGTVGTVVIDEVHTLGEDERGHRLDGLISRLKYYCESGGAPDSGDTQWIYLSATVGNPGQLADQLRATLIEFEERPVPIERHVTFADGREKIETEKKLVKRAFDNKSSKGYRGQTIIFTNSRRRCHQISRKLEYSSAPYHAGLDNRKRQRVERQFADQELAAVVTTAALAAGVDFPASQVIFDSLAMGIEWLTVQEFSQMLGRAGRPDYHDKGTVYMLVEPDCTYHNSMEMTEDEVAFKLLKGEMEPVITRYDEGAAVEETLANVTVAGKQAKRLNDRMVGEVPTKHALGKLLEYEFIDGLSPTPLGRAVTRHFLAPDESFQLLDGIRKGQHPYEIVADMELRDEH from the coding sequence GTGTCACAGCAGGCCGCACAGGTAGAGACGCTGTTCCTCCACGAACACGGCGAGGAGTTCCGCGTCGCCGCCCACCGGGACGGCGAGCGGCTCTTCCACGGTATCCTCGAACTCAAGGAGACCGACGCCGGCCCCCGCCCGCGTCGGCTCCGCGTCAAGGACGGAACCAGCGAGGAGCTTCGCTCGCCCGACCAGTTCGTCGACCTCGCCCGCCGTGCGGCCCGCATTCGCATTTCAGAGCAGACTGCTCCGCGTGCACGCGAGCGAATTCGCGAGATGCTCGACGCGTACCAGATCGAGGCCAAGGTCGCCCGGACCTGTCGGCTGTGTGCCTCCGACGGGCGCTACTCGCCGATTACCAGCGAGACGGCTATCGAGACTGACGACGAGACCATCTGCCCGGAGTGCGCTCGCCAGCAGCTCGACCGAGAACTCGCCTACAAAGGAAACATCGGCGGCGACGCTCGCGACCGGCTCGAAGAGCTCCTGCTCGAAGTGCAGGACCTCGACCGGGTGACGAACCTCCTGTCGGGCCAACTGGACCCGGACCTGACGAAGTTCGACGAGATCTCGGCCACCGTCGACGAGGTCGACCCCGTTCGCGTTGATTCGCTGGACCTCCACCCGGGCATGCAAGAACACCTCGAATCCCGGTTCGACACCCTGCTCCCGGTCCAGAGTCTCGCCGTCGAACACGGAGCCACGGAGGGCCGCGATCAGCTGGTCGTGAGCGCGACGGCGACGGGGAAGACGCTCATCGGCGAGATGGCCGGCATCGACCGCGTCCTGAACAACAAGGGAACGATGCTGTTTCTCGTCCCGCTGGTCGCGCTCGCGAACCAGAAGTACGAGCAGTTCCAGGACCGCTACGGCGACATGGTCGACGTGTCGCTGCGCGTGGGCGCGAGCCGCATCGCCGACGAGGGCGGACGCTTCGACCCCGAAGCCGATGTCATCGTCGGGACCTACGAGGGAATCGACCACGCGCTCCGGACCGGCAAGGACCTCGGGACGGTCGGGACCGTCGTCATCGACGAGGTGCATACGCTCGGCGAGGACGAGCGAGGCCACCGCCTCGACGGCCTGATTTCCAGACTCAAATACTACTGCGAGTCCGGCGGCGCACCCGACAGCGGCGATACGCAGTGGATTTACCTCTCGGCGACGGTCGGCAACCCCGGCCAACTGGCCGACCAGCTCCGGGCGACGCTCATCGAGTTCGAGGAGCGGCCGGTCCCCATCGAACGCCACGTCACGTTCGCCGACGGCCGCGAGAAGATCGAGACGGAGAAGAAGCTCGTCAAGCGAGCCTTCGACAACAAGTCGAGCAAGGGGTACCGCGGCCAGACCATCATCTTCACGAACTCCCGACGCCGGTGTCACCAGATTTCACGCAAACTGGAGTACAGCTCCGCGCCGTACCACGCCGGGCTGGACAACCGGAAGCGCCAGCGGGTCGAGCGGCAGTTCGCCGACCAGGAGTTGGCGGCGGTCGTGACGACGGCGGCGCTGGCGGCGGGGGTCGACTTCCCGGCCTCGCAGGTCATCTTCGACTCGCTTGCGATGGGTATCGAGTGGCTCACCGTTCAGGAGTTCAGCCAGATGCTCGGCCGGGCTGGTCGCCCGGACTACCACGACAAGGGCACCGTCTACATGCTGGTCGAGCCGGACTGTACGTACCACAACAGCATGGAGATGACCGAGGACGAGGTGGCGTTCAAGCTCCTGAAAGGCGAGATGGAGCCGGTCATCACCCGCTACGACGAGGGCGCGGCCGTCGAGGAGACGCTGGCGAACGTCACCGTCGCCGGCAAGCAGGCCAAGCGGCTCAACGACCGGATGGTCGGCGAGGTCCCGACCAAGCACGCGCTCGGGAAGCTACTGGAGTACGAATTTATCGACGGGCTCTCACCGACGCCGCTCGGCCGAGCCGTGACCCGGCACTTCCTCGCGCCCGACGAGTCGTTCCAGCTGCTCGACGGCATCCGAAAGGGACAGCACCCCTACGAGATCGTCGCCGACATGGAACTGCGCGACGAGCACTGA
- a CDS encoding glycyl radical enzyme family protein, with product MSLFNDLGRKVEELKQEVGNASDDEATHRCIECDTLLYTDHDECPECGSTSVIPISD from the coding sequence ATGAGCCTTTTCAACGATCTCGGTCGAAAAGTCGAGGAGCTGAAACAGGAGGTCGGGAACGCGTCCGACGACGAAGCCACCCACCGGTGTATCGAGTGTGATACGCTCCTCTACACGGACCACGACGAGTGTCCCGAATGCGGGAGCACGTCAGTCATACCCATCTCTGACTAG
- a CDS encoding SLC13 family permease, with amino-acid sequence MLFVFAVIVAALVLFATEALPVDVTAIAVMVALMLAEPVTVLATDLGLLAEPVYVLHQAGDGISPLDRGLSGFASTATITVLAMFILSDGVQRTGIVQILGAKIASLTGDSETRQLSATVGLVAPISGFINNTAAVAILLPMVTDIAHKGKLSPSKLLLPLSYASMFGGMLTLIGTSTNILASQLSAELLGRPFSMFEFTQLGIIVTIVGTIYLLTVGRYLVPSRIPAEEDLTEEFEMGEYLTEVVVREDSPLIGQTVEEALRVSEFDVDIVQLVREKRTFLEPFGQKTIRAGDVFAIRTGRDTLVDLLDVEGLDVIPEVEVGEAELEAANERKNLVEVVVAPGSSLIGETLVSTSFRQRYDATVLALRHGQELYRQRMDHVKLRIGDTLLVQATPDSIDRLNRNNDFIVAQEVERPDFRRSKIPVAVGIVAAVVGVAALTPIHIVISALGGALAMVLTGCLRPSELYDAVQWDVVFLLAGVIPLGVALQETGGADLLAELFVMGAGSVLTAGGGLAVVLGLMYLVTALLTNIISNNASVVLMIPVAIETAQQLNANAFAFVLAVTFAASTAFMTPVGYQTNLLVYGPGGYRFTDYLRVGAPLQAVFAVVTTLGIAYFWGLAPA; translated from the coding sequence ATGTTGTTCGTCTTCGCGGTTATCGTCGCTGCGCTGGTGCTGTTTGCGACGGAGGCGCTGCCAGTCGACGTGACTGCTATCGCCGTCATGGTCGCGCTGATGCTGGCCGAACCGGTGACGGTGCTCGCGACCGACCTCGGGTTGCTTGCCGAGCCGGTGTACGTGTTACACCAGGCCGGTGACGGGATTTCGCCGCTGGACCGCGGGCTCTCTGGCTTCGCCTCGACGGCGACCATAACGGTGCTGGCGATGTTCATCCTCTCCGACGGCGTCCAGCGGACCGGCATCGTCCAGATTCTCGGCGCGAAAATCGCCTCGCTGACCGGGGACAGCGAAACGAGACAGCTCAGTGCGACCGTCGGGCTGGTCGCGCCTATCTCCGGGTTCATCAACAACACCGCCGCCGTCGCCATCCTCCTGCCGATGGTCACCGACATCGCGCACAAGGGCAAGCTCTCGCCGTCGAAACTGCTGCTGCCGCTGTCCTACGCCTCGATGTTCGGCGGGATGCTGACCCTCATCGGCACCTCGACGAACATCCTCGCCTCGCAGCTCTCGGCGGAACTGCTCGGCCGCCCGTTCAGCATGTTCGAGTTCACCCAGCTCGGCATCATCGTGACCATCGTCGGGACGATCTACCTGCTCACCGTCGGTCGCTATCTGGTCCCGTCGCGTATCCCAGCCGAGGAGGACCTCACCGAGGAGTTCGAGATGGGTGAGTACCTCACCGAGGTCGTCGTCCGCGAGGACTCCCCGCTCATCGGTCAGACCGTCGAGGAGGCCCTCAGGGTATCTGAGTTCGACGTGGACATCGTCCAGCTGGTCCGCGAGAAACGAACGTTCCTCGAACCCTTCGGCCAGAAAACGATTCGGGCCGGCGACGTCTTCGCGATTCGGACGGGCCGGGACACGCTCGTCGACCTCCTCGACGTCGAAGGGCTGGACGTGATTCCCGAAGTCGAGGTCGGTGAGGCAGAACTGGAGGCCGCAAACGAGCGAAAGAACCTCGTCGAGGTCGTCGTCGCTCCCGGCTCCTCGCTCATCGGTGAGACGCTCGTCTCCACGAGCTTCCGCCAGCGCTACGACGCAACCGTGCTGGCACTTCGCCACGGCCAGGAGCTGTACCGCCAGCGGATGGACCACGTCAAACTCCGCATCGGCGATACGCTGCTGGTGCAGGCCACCCCCGACAGCATCGACCGCCTCAACCGCAACAACGACTTCATCGTCGCCCAGGAGGTCGAACGGCCGGACTTCCGCCGGTCGAAGATTCCCGTCGCGGTCGGCATCGTCGCCGCCGTCGTCGGCGTCGCCGCGTTGACTCCGATTCACATCGTCATCTCGGCGCTGGGCGGCGCGCTCGCGATGGTCCTCACCGGCTGTCTCCGCCCGTCGGAACTGTACGACGCCGTCCAGTGGGATGTCGTCTTCCTGCTTGCCGGCGTCATCCCGCTGGGTGTCGCCCTGCAGGAGACCGGCGGCGCTGACCTGCTCGCGGAGCTGTTCGTCATGGGTGCCGGCAGCGTCCTCACCGCCGGGGGCGGCCTCGCCGTCGTCCTCGGGCTGATGTATCTCGTCACGGCGCTGTTGACGAACATCATCTCGAACAACGCCTCCGTCGTGCTGATGATTCCGGTCGCTATCGAAACGGCCCAGCAACTGAATGCCAACGCCTTCGCGTTCGTCCTCGCCGTCACCTTCGCCGCCTCGACGGCCTTTATGACGCCGGTCGGGTACCAGACGAACCTCCTCGTCTACGGTCCCGGTGGATACCGCTTCACTGACTACCTCCGTGTCGGAGCGCCGCTACAGGCCGTCTTCGCCGTCGTGACCACGCTCGGCATCGCGTACTTCTGGGGCCTCGCTCCCGCGTGA
- a CDS encoding methyl-accepting chemotaxis protein produces the protein MAGGPLDGLASALDRVAPEFVRQRFAAKFAVAFLAVLLVIAGAGAFTFQATSTAVERQTTGQLAETSQLEGGSIGSWVEQQRTHTRSVSQGEPLRSDRRAAAYILLQDQLLPDDVVSMHLVNDTRGEVVASTELPLEGRSLSELDAPWTAAEVPEGPGNNSQVWSSSRSYRSPVLNDEPVMAFASSVPKRDGSYLVVVTRIQSQVDRLSDANSTKETTILNTNDETVLNIDREFDADTHSESLAAIRDANGTAAPVTAVADGRVYAFAPVPTTNWVTVTSLDTAQAFSVRDTVGQTVGLLVLLALVSLSAVGLVLGKRTVDPLKQLRDRAERIEAGDFDVDLSTNRADEIGRLYGTFDDMRVSLQNRIQEAEDAVEEAKTARAEAEELRTEAEDARAEAEEASQRLQERATEYSAVMQDIADGDLTERLDEDAEETAMREVAVEFNAMLDGLEATVSEVAAFADEVANATIEVATGAEEIETTSQTVSDRIQEIADGAIRQHDDLEEAAAEMDQLSASIEEVAASSTTVAETAREAVDRGEAGREAAESAIDDMAEIESRSADAVDQILALQERMDDIGEIVDFISDIAEQTNMLALNANIEAARADKDSEGFAVVADEVKNLAEETKQAAAEIEAEIAAVQTETDETVTDIRATSDHIDTGVETVREAADAIEDTVEAIEDANDGIQEIADATEDQADATQSVVHRVDGVSEISQNVTEDAEQVSAAAEEQSASVAEIAQSADELRDRADSLAATVDQFDTSGGGDDHGDADGASEERTTRSTPDGTGD, from the coding sequence ATGGCGGGCGGTCCGCTCGACGGACTGGCGAGCGCGCTTGATCGGGTCGCTCCCGAGTTTGTCCGGCAGCGGTTCGCTGCGAAGTTCGCTGTTGCGTTCCTTGCCGTGTTGCTCGTCATCGCGGGCGCTGGCGCGTTCACCTTCCAGGCGACATCCACAGCCGTCGAACGCCAGACGACCGGACAGCTCGCCGAGACCAGCCAGCTGGAGGGGGGCTCTATCGGCTCGTGGGTCGAACAGCAACGCACGCACACGCGCTCCGTCTCACAGGGCGAACCGCTCCGGAGCGACCGGCGCGCCGCGGCGTACATCCTGTTGCAGGACCAGCTACTGCCCGACGATGTTGTCAGTATGCACCTCGTAAACGATACTCGTGGCGAAGTGGTCGCCAGCACGGAACTCCCGCTGGAGGGGCGGTCGCTATCCGAACTTGACGCGCCGTGGACGGCCGCCGAAGTGCCGGAAGGACCCGGGAACAACAGTCAGGTGTGGTCGAGTAGTCGGTCGTACCGCTCACCGGTCCTCAACGACGAGCCCGTGATGGCGTTCGCTAGCTCGGTCCCGAAGCGCGACGGCTCGTACCTCGTCGTCGTCACGCGCATCCAGAGCCAGGTCGACCGGCTCAGCGATGCCAATTCCACGAAGGAAACCACGATTCTGAACACTAACGACGAGACGGTGTTGAACATCGACCGCGAGTTCGATGCCGACACCCATAGTGAGAGCCTCGCGGCGATCCGCGACGCGAACGGCACTGCAGCACCGGTGACAGCGGTTGCCGATGGTCGCGTGTACGCGTTCGCGCCCGTCCCGACCACCAACTGGGTCACTGTTACGAGCCTGGACACGGCCCAGGCGTTCAGTGTCCGGGATACGGTCGGTCAGACGGTCGGACTGCTTGTACTGCTGGCGCTCGTTTCGTTGTCGGCTGTCGGTCTCGTGCTTGGGAAACGCACGGTCGACCCCCTGAAGCAGCTGCGAGACCGTGCCGAACGCATCGAGGCCGGGGACTTCGATGTCGACCTCTCGACGAACCGTGCCGACGAAATCGGCCGGCTCTACGGGACGTTTGACGATATGCGAGTCTCGCTGCAGAACCGCATTCAGGAAGCGGAGGATGCGGTCGAGGAAGCGAAGACGGCGCGGGCGGAAGCCGAAGAGCTGCGTACGGAAGCAGAAGACGCACGGGCCGAGGCAGAGGAAGCCAGCCAGCGTCTGCAGGAGCGCGCCACCGAGTACAGCGCGGTGATGCAAGACATCGCCGACGGTGACCTCACGGAGCGACTCGACGAGGACGCGGAAGAGACGGCGATGCGGGAAGTCGCAGTGGAGTTCAACGCGATGCTCGACGGCCTCGAAGCCACCGTCAGCGAGGTCGCGGCGTTCGCCGACGAGGTCGCGAATGCCACAATCGAGGTCGCAACCGGGGCCGAGGAAATCGAGACGACGAGCCAGACCGTCAGTGACCGCATACAGGAGATCGCCGACGGCGCTATCAGACAGCACGACGACCTCGAGGAGGCCGCCGCCGAGATGGACCAGCTATCGGCGAGCATCGAGGAAGTCGCAGCGTCGTCGACGACGGTCGCAGAGACGGCCAGAGAAGCCGTCGACCGTGGCGAAGCGGGCCGGGAAGCCGCCGAGTCGGCCATCGACGACATGGCGGAAATCGAGTCCCGCTCGGCAGACGCGGTCGACCAGATTCTCGCGCTACAGGAGCGGATGGACGACATCGGCGAGATCGTCGACTTCATCTCGGATATCGCCGAGCAGACGAATATGCTCGCCCTGAACGCCAACATCGAGGCCGCCCGTGCCGACAAGGACAGCGAGGGCTTCGCCGTTGTCGCCGACGAGGTCAAGAACCTCGCGGAGGAGACGAAACAGGCGGCCGCAGAGATAGAGGCCGAAATCGCGGCCGTGCAGACGGAGACCGACGAGACTGTCACGGACATCCGCGCGACCAGCGACCACATCGACACCGGTGTCGAGACTGTCCGCGAGGCTGCCGACGCCATCGAGGATACCGTCGAGGCAATCGAGGACGCCAACGACGGGATTCAGGAGATTGCGGATGCCACCGAAGACCAGGCCGACGCGACACAGAGCGTCGTCCACCGCGTCGATGGAGTTTCCGAGATCAGCCAGAACGTGACAGAGGACGCCGAGCAGGTATCGGCGGCCGCCGAGGAGCAGTCCGCGTCCGTTGCTGAAATCGCCCAGAGCGCGGACGAACTCCGCGACCGCGCCGACTCGCTGGCCGCGACTGTCGATCAGTTCGACACCAGTGGCGGGGGAGACGACCACGGCGATGCCGACGGTGCCAGCGAGGAGCGCACTACGCGTTCCACCCCCGACGGGACTGGCGACTAG